In Malassezia restricta chromosome VII, complete sequence, the sequence CCATCTTTGACGATGagagcgacgacgacgacgatgaaaGTGACGCGCTCTCTCACATGTCAGACTCGGACGAGGAGTATGCGAGCTTTGATATGATCGACGACACTGccgtggacgacgtgggTCGCGAGCCGCTGCACGAAACGTACATGCGGCGCTCCAACCACCTCGCTGTGCTGCAATCGAGCCTGTCTCCATCTCAGCGCTCTCTATACCAAACATCCCACAGCGGCTCATCCACCCCGAATCATCGGCTCAGCTCCACACCTTCCAGCGTATCCACTTCGGCGTCCGTGTCCCTCGCAACAAGCCGTGATGGAACACCCCACCCTTCCCACAGCAAACCTGTGTCGCGGAGATCTCGCACGCCATGGCACTTTGGTATTCGCAGCCGAAGCAGTCCCATGGAGATCATGCTCGTCCTCTACCGCACCATGGAGTCACTCGGCATGCAGTGGTGCCCCAAAGCGCCGCTGCCATCCATGTCGCGCGACCTAGacgacatgagcgccaAAGAACGACAAGACGTCCTCAGCGCCCTGAACGAAGACATTTTCTACGTGCAGACGCAGTGCATTCTCTGCCACCACAAGGTCTGCATGGACCTGCAATTGTATCGCGTCGCAGACCAGTCCTACCTGGTCGACTTCCGCAACGTCGGCTACGCATTGGCTTCGCCCACATGCCCCAAAggcagctcgtccatctcgtcatcgtccgtGGCCCTCCGGCGCGATACCCCAAGCCCCTTTCTCTTCTTCGACGCCGTCTTTCGGCTCATCGTCGCCCTGGCCGGGGGCGGCTCGTAATGCCACGTGCTCCGTCGATCACCGAGACCCTGGTAGCTTCGTAGCCCGTCGTTCCTGCCTCGCCGCTGTCATGTCCGAATCGCAGCCCCTCCTGCATCCGCGCGATACACACCCAAAAACACTTCTGTCATCTTTCCGCTGGCTCATTCTATCGTCCGCTGCCAActggctgctgctgtttGTGCCCTTGGGCATGGCGGCCCAATGGTTCCACTGGGGCTCGTTGGCCGTGTTCACCCTCAACTTTCTCGcgatcgtgccgctcgccaagctgctcggcgatgCCACAGAGCAAGTAAGTATGCCACTCGGTCCCGCTCTCGGTGGCCTGCTCAATGCCACCTTCGGTAACGCGGTAGAACTGATTGTCGGTGTCGTGGCCCTTCTCCAAGGCCAGCTCCGTGTCGTGCAAATGTCGCTGGTGGGCTCGATCCTGTCGAATCTGCTTCTCGTGCTGGGTCTGAGCTTCTTTGTCGGCGGTATCTACCAGCCGGAAAACACGTTTGCTCAGACGGCCGCTCAGGCGTCCGGCTCCATCATGACCCTCGGCTGCTTTACTATGGTCCTGCCCGCCGCCTACTGGGGCTCCGTCAAGAATGGAAACACCGACAAAGATATCTTTTCGACCGCGTTCTCGTCCTTGGGCgcatcgcgtgcgccgcttgaGAAGCCCGCTCCCGGCACCTTTGATGCGCTGGGTGGCATCCTGTTCATCTCGCGTGGCACAGCTGTGATCTTGCTCTTGATCTACGTCGGCTacctcttcttccagctgcgcacgcactcGTTCCTGTACGAGAGCCCTACACGGGAGCAGGACGAGCAAGAAGAACAGCCCGACATGTCGCCGCAGGCCTCGATTCTGGCCCTCCTGATCATCACGCTCATCACCTCGGTGAACGCCGACTACCTCGTCTCggccatcgacgacgtcgccaACAACTACGGCATCTCCAAAGTGTTTATTAGTACCATCCTGCTTCCGATCGTCGGTAATGCCGCTGAACACGTCACGTCGGTGTGGATGGCGGCCAAGGACAAGATGGAGATTGTCCTGGGCGTCTCGGTCGGCAGCTCCGTCCAAATCTGCCTGGGTCTCGTGcctgtgctcgtgctggtCGGATGGGCCGTCGGTCAGCCGCTGACGCTGTACTTCCACGACTTTGAGACCATCAATCTCGTCGTGTCCGTCCTGCTCGTCAACTCGCTCATCCAGGACGGCAAGAGCAACTACCTCGAGGGCGCCCTGCTCGTGGCTCTCTACCTTGTCATCTCGCTCTCTTTCTGGGTATCGCCATCGTAATGCCAATTCTTTGTATCATTTACAATTCAACTATAGCATCTCTCTTTTTCACTTCGCAAATGGATTGGATCCCGCCTGACCCGtccgctgctgctgcatcgctTGGTGCCACATGGCAGCATTGGGCCCAAGACGCATGTCGCCCGTGTTGCCAAAGGTATCGACACCATCACCAGACGCGAGCAGCCGATTCAGCTCCGGGTTCATGTTGGTCACCTTGGCACGAGGCGGGCCCTGCGGCTTGGGCTTGGGCATCGGCTCGGGGTCTTCAGGTCCTTCTTCTTCCGATCCGTCCAAGTTAATCAGGGTATCAGTCTTTTGGGAGGCGGGCTCTGGCGCCGGagccggcgccggtgccgaTGGCGACAGCCACGGGTTGTTCGAGCCGAAGCTCGTGGGCTGCGGCATCATCATCGCCGGCTGTTGCGTCATCATGTACTGGTACTGCTGGGCAGCCTGCTGCAAGGCGAGTTGACGCTGGTACTCTTGCTGCTGAAGGTACTGCTGCTGAAGCATttcctgctgctgcattTGCGCCTGGAAGAAGGGGTTGAAGCCCGTAGCCTGAAATGGTATGAAGGACGTGTACTGGGGCTGAAGCGAAGCGCTCTCTTCCTTGTCCAGGTCAATCAGCGTCTCGTTCTGCTTCCGCTTTTCTTCCTCTTCACGCGACGCTCTGAGTGCCTGCTGCAGGTTCGACTCATCCTCCGCTtctcgacgccgccgctcctcttcctcctgGGCCATGCGGCGTGACTCGGCAAGCGCCTGCTCAAGCTCTCGGTCCTCGGCAGAcatgcgctcctgctcaCGCTGCCTTCTTCGGCGGCCCGCATCGTCGGTGTAATCGCCAGCCGCGCGGAAACGCGTCTCTTCCTCCATGCGCATTCGGCGACGAtgtcgcatgcgcgagTCGTCTAGCAGGAGCGCTGTGATGTCCTTCGCCTTCTGACGCACATTGATGCCCTGATCAATGTTGGCATCGTCCACGTACTGAAACTCTTTCAGAGTCTTGACAATGTATATGTTGTCATGGAAGTAGTTCCATACATTCTCGCTACCCGACGTCAGCAGGTAGTCCAGCACAGACAGCGCCTTGAATACATGCCTCCAGTTTTTCCCCTTGTCATTCAGTCGCTTATCCAGGATTTCCATCATCTCGATAAAGTCGGTCGGGTTGTGACTCAGCTGCGAGAGCTCATTCAGCTGGGCTCCACTCGGGCCCCAGGGATCGTTGGACGTGGCTTCACGGACCTTGATCTGCGTATCCGTATATCCCTTGATATAATTTTTGCCGATACGCACAGCAGACTTCGATATATTTTGCAGCGACATCCCGTACCCGGTATCGACACGCTGCCCCGTCGGGTGTGGTCGCTCGGGGCACCACCTGGGGACGCGGCACCAGGCCTTTGTCAGCCGCACCGTCACGTGCCTATCACGACAGATGGTGCTGAGATGCTTGGTAGGGTGGTATATGCGCGCTCAAGGCGCCATTCTATTTACAGGTATCCATGTCGCAGATTTGGTGAGTCACGAAGAGAGCGTGGTGTTAGTCACGACACCCTTCTCAGTGATGCTCTCCCTGTCATCCATCGTCTCCATGCCGCTGGGTCCAGCGCCCGTCTCCAGGTCCGCGACGCCTCGCTCCAACGGCATGACGGCCGCGGGCGCCTTGTCCATGTCCTGCGACGAAGAGAGTCCATGTTCGAGTGACTGAGGAAGATCTGAGACCATCGATATATCCTCATCGCATTGAAATGCACAGTAAGGAACGTGATCAATCACCATCATCAGAATGAGGGTCATCACAAACGTCCATGCAAAGCCCGCACAAGAATCGGCCAATTGGTATCCGAGCTGCACCCAGTGATGGTTGATCCAGCCAGTACTCTCTGTTGGACTCGTTCCGTCAAAGGTGGCAATGCGGCCATCAGCAAAGAGCGCAGTCAGTACATTGCCCACCATACCACCGAGTCCATGCACGACAAAGATATCGTAGCCAAGCACATCCTTCATGGGCGTCGCCAAATGCGATGCGACGGAGCCCACCACACCGAATACCAGCGCCGATGGCGTGCCAACATAGCCAGAAGCCGGTGTAACGGCAACAAGTCCTGCCATGGCACCCGAGCAGAAACTAATGACAGACCACTTGCGGTCAAAGCGGTAGTCCAACACCAGCAGTGTGATTCCACCTGCACACGCGGCAATGTGCGTCACCATCATCGCTTGCGCGGACCGAAGGTTAGCGCCTGCGCCCGAGCCACCGTTAAAACCAAACCACCCAAACCAGATGAACACGGTGCCCAGAATAATGCACGTGGTGTTGTGCGGTCGAGCCGGCAACTCCATACTGCGCGATCCGTACTTGTATCCAAGGTATAGTGAGATGACCAGAGCCGCTGTCCCAGAGCTGATGTGAACAGGTGTGCCACCAGCATAATCCAAGCCACCCATCATGTAGCTCCAGCCATTTGAATTCCATGTCCAACAGGCAATAGGGTTGTACACAATCGTGCACCAGCAGAAGGTAAAGAGCAGCACAGGCCCCACTCTGGCGCGCCCAGCGAACGCACCACATGCAATCACCGGCGTGAGCGCAGCAAACATCAGCTGATACAGGGCGTAGAGGAGTACAGGTATATTCGCAACACCGGGCAGTGCTTGCATATCGACGTGCATCAGACCAAAATGATAGAGATTACCGATAAATTTGCTGCTTGTAGGGCTAAATGCCAGTGAGTAGCCCCAAAAGAACCATTCAATGGACGCCACCGCCAAGACCATGACTGACATCGCAATGTCCGTAAATGCATTCCTCTGACGAAGCAGCCCCGAATATAGCAGCGCCACTCCAGGAATCATGATAAAAACCAGACACGTCGACGTCAATACCCAAGCCATATCGCCCAGGTTGTACACGATGGCCCGGCCATCACTCGTAGCCCACTGGATATTATGCTCTGCCGTCGTATGAAATTCGACCATCACCAGCACGTAGCGCAAAAATGAAGCACAACATCCTTGTCTAGCCGCTTTTTTTCAAGAACCCGAAGGTCTCTGTAGTTATCATGCCCAAGTCGCCTATCTGCTACACCGAGAGCAGATAAGGAGGAACCCAGATAACCCTGCATGGCCACGTGGTTATGTTCGCACTCCCAGCGATAGCTTATCATGCACGTGACTCCATCGTTGTTAACCGCGACGTGAGAGGacagcgcggcgctgtcgtTCCTATCTGGCATGTCCTCCGCTGATAAGAGCGAACATCCATCCAAACGGCAACGTACAGAACCAAGTGGGCATACATATGAGTCAGACGTCGGACTCTTGGCTTACGTGCATCCGGGCTGGCGACCCGTTCATGCCATCATAAAGCAGCGGTATGCCGACTTTATTGTCCATGAGCTAGCGGCAGATGGTCGCATGGTGAGCATCACCAGCCTAGATCCTCCACCGGTCTGGGAATCGAAGAAGCCACAGGGTTCCTGGGATGACCTGCGCGACTTTTTTGGCGACCGACTGCCTGATGTCCAGGCTGGATGTCTGCAGGGCCCTGTCGACTCCTGTGCCTTGACAGACAAGTCGCATCGAACGCACATTCACCGCCTCCTCCGTGCCTTGACGGGCGATCGTCTCATTTCTGAGACCATCCAGGTGCCTGAGGGCTCTGCTGTGCGTGTACAGCAGAACACGTCGCGGCGGTCCTCCCGCGACGACCCTGATTCAGAgtctgctgcagcgccaccatACATTCACTTTACTTTGCAAAAGACGAACCGGGATAGCCAAGAGGCACTGCAATGGCTCGCACGCTTCCTTAAGCTAGATCACCGGGGGCGCGCCTCTTCTGTCAATGCGCTCAGTGTGGCTGGCACCAAGGACAAGCGCGCCGTGACCGTCCAACGAGTGGCTCTACAGCGGGGACGTCGGACGCTGCGTGAAGTGTGGGACAGAGTCAATCATATTGGGCAGCCGATCAGCAGTGATCCGGGCCAAAAGCAGCGCCGGACCGTG encodes:
- a CDS encoding ammonium transporter, Amt family; protein product: MVEFHTTAEHNIQWATSDGRAIVYNLGDMAWVLTSTCLVFIMIPGVALLYSGLLRQRNAFTDIAMSVMVLAVASIEWFFWGYSLAFSPTSSKFIGNLYHFGLMHVDMQALPGVANIPVLLYALYQLMFAALTPVIACGAFAGRARVGPVLLFTFCWCTIVYNPIACWTWNSNGWSYMMGGLDYAGGTPVHISSGTAALVISLYLGYKYGSRSMELPARPHNTTCIILGTVFIWFGWFGFNGGSGAGANLRSAQAMMVTHIAACAGGITLLVLDYRFDRKWSVISFCSGAMAGLVAVTPASGYVGTPSALVFGVVGSVASHLATPMKDVLGYDIFVVHGLGGMVGNVLTALFADGRIATFDGTSPTESTGWINHHWVQLGYQLADSCAGFAWTFVMTLILMMVIDHVPYCAFQCDEDISMVSDLPQSLEHGLSSSQDMDKAPAAVMPLERGVADLETGAGPSGMETMDDRESITEKGVVTNTTLSS
- a CDS encoding epsin, whose protein sequence is MSLQNISKSAVRIGKNYIKGYTDTQIKVREATSNDPWGPSGAQLNELSQLSHNPTDFIEMMEILDKRLNDKGKNWRHVFKALSVLDYLLTSGSENVWNYFHDNIYIVKTLKEFQYVDDANIDQGINVRQKAKDITALLLDDSRMRHRRRMRMEEETRFRAAGDYTDDAGRRRRQREQERMSAEDRELEQALAESRRMAQEEEERRRREAEDESNLQQALRASREEEEKRKQNETLIDLDKEESASLQPQYTSFIPFQATGFNPFFQAQMQQQEMLQQQYLQQQEYQRQLALQQAAQQYQYMMTQQPAMMMPQPTSFGSNNPWLSPSAPAPAPAPEPASQKTDTLINLDGSEEEGPEDPEPMPKPKPQGPPRAKVTNMNPELNRLLASGDGVDTFGNTGDMRLGPNAAMWHQAMQQQRTGQAGSNPFAK
- a CDS encoding Ca2+:H+ antiporter, which codes for MSESQPLLHPRDTHPKTLLSSFRWLILSSAANWLLLFVPLGMAAQWFHWGSLAVFTLNFLAIVPLAKLLGDATEQVSMPLGPALGGLLNATFGNAVELIVGVVALLQGQLRVVQMSLVGSILSNLLLVLGLSFFVGGIYQPENTFAQTAAQASGSIMTLGCFTMVLPAAYWGSVKNGNTDKDIFSTAFSSLGASRAPLEKPAPGTFDALGGILFISRGTAVILLLIYVGYLFFQLRTHSFLYESPTREQDEQEEQPDMSPQASILALLIITLITSVNADYLVSAIDDVANNYGISKVFISTILLPIVGNAAEHVTSVWMAAKDKMEIVLGVSVGSSVQICLGLVPVLVLVGWAVGQPLTLYFHDFETINLVVSVLLVNSLIQDGKSNYLEGALLVALYLVISLSFWVSPS